A window of Bradyrhizobium sp. AZCC 1719 genomic DNA:
CGAGCTCGGCAACTATCCCTACCCGATTTTCATGGCATACGGGACGCTGCCCGCCGACGAAGTCTATGCCATCACCAAGGCGATGATCACGGGCTACGACGCCTATAAGGACTCCGCGCCGGGCGCGGCCGGTCTTGCGGCCGACCGCCAGACCAAGAACTGGGTGGTTCCGGTGCATCCGGGCGCCGCCAGGGCACTGAAGGAAGCCGGTCAATGGACCGACGCGCAGGAAGCCTACAACAAGGAATTGCTGAAGCGCCAGCAAGTGCTGGCCGCCGCATGGACGGACTACGGCAAGTCCAGCCCGCCATCGGATGACAAGGCGTTTCTCGAAGGCTGGATGAAGGCACGCGCCGCGGCGCTGGCAAAGGCGAACATGCCCAACGGCTTTGAGTAGTGCTGCCTCACTCGCCTGGGGTCCAAGGCGAATACCGTCTAGGGGGAATGATGTCACCTGCTGCGAGTGATAGCGTAGCCGCGCCTGCAAATCGAATTGAGTTCGACGACCCGCATGCCAACATGCAGGAAGCCGAAGTCACGCGGGTGCGGACATTGCGCGGGGCGTGGCGCTGGACGCTGGTGGTTGCAACTGCGGTAACCATCCTGCTGTGCATCAACCAGCAATTCTCCCTGCGCTTCTTCCTCGGCTACACCCAGCTCAACACCGAGTACTTCTATCTCCTGATCGCGCTGATGCTACCGTTCACGTTCCTGATCTTTCCGGGGACCGGGAGCGCGCCGCTCGATCGAATTCCCTGGTATGACATCCTGCTGTTTGTCGCCAGTTTCGCCTGCGCAATCCTCCTGATGCGCAGCGTCCGCAAGGCGGCAGAGGCCGGCTGGGAATTCGGCGGCGCGCCGACCTACGTGATCGTCGCCGGCGTCATCATGTGGGTCGTGCTGATGGAAGCGTTGCGGCGCACCGGCGGCTGGAGCCTGCTGCTGAGCGTGCTGCCGTTTACGGTGTACCCCCTGTTCGCCGATGCGACGTGGCTGGGGCCGTTTCGCGGCACCCAATCGACACTCGAACAAGCGACGGCGTATCACGTGCTTTCGGGCGAAAGCCTGCTCGGCATTCCGATCCAGGCCTTTGCCGATACCGTGATCGGCTTTCTGGTGTTCGGCACCGCGCTGATGATGACGGGCGCCGGGAAATTCTTCATCAACCTGTCGTTTGCGATGTGCGGCACCTTCCGCGGCGGCGCCGCCAAGGTCTGCATCTTTGCCAGCGGCCTGCTCGGCATGATGTCGGGCTCGATCATCTCCAACGTGCTGACCGCCGGCACCATGACCATTCCGGTCATGAAGAAGAGCGGTTTCCGCGCCTCCTATGCCGCTGCGATCGAGGCCTGCGCCTCGACCGGCGCCGTGCTGGCGCCGCCGGTGATGGGCGCGACCGCGTTCGTCATCGCGCAGTTCCTCAACGTCAGCTACGCGGACGTCGCGCTTGCTGCGATCATTCCGGCGACCCTCTACTACATCGGCCTGTTCATGCAGGTGGATTCCTATGCCGCCCGCCACGGGTTGAAGGGCATTCCGCGCGCCGAGCTGCCGAAGGTATGGGACACGATCAAGGACGGCTGGTACTACGTTTTCGTCATCGCGCTGCTGATCGTGATGCTGCTCTACTTCAAGCGCGAGAGCCACGCGCCGTTCTACGCCACTGCGCTTCTTTTGGTGCTGAACCAGCTCTTCTCGAAGGATACCCGCTGGACGCTTGGGACGATCAGCAAGTTCCTTGAGGTCAACGGCCGCACATTCGTCGAGCTGGTCGGCATCCTTGCCGGATGCGGGCTCTTGATCGGCGCGTTCTCGATGACCGGCGTGGTCTCGAGCCTCGCCAACGACCTGTTGCGGATCGCCGGCGACAACGCACTCCTGCTGCTCGTGATGTGCGCCTTCACCAGCCTCGTGCTCGGGCTCGGGCTGACGACGACGGCCTGCTATATCTTCCTCGCCATCCTGGTGGCGCCTGCGCTGGAAAAACTCGGCCTCAACCGCATGGCCGTGCACATGTTCATCTTCTATTGGGGCATGCTGTCCTCGATCACACCGCCGGTCGCCATCGCCTCCTTTGCCGCGGCCGGCATCGCCGGCTCGCCAGCAATGAAGACGGGGTGGGAATCGATGTGGGTCGGCAGCATCATCTATTTCATCCCGTTCTTCTTCGTGCTGAACCCGGCGCTGGTGCTGCAGGGACCAAGCCCGTATCTCGAAGGGCTCGGACTGATGGCGCTGGCAGGCTTCGGCACGCTGTTCATCTGCGGCGGCATTCAGGGCTATCAGGTCTTTGTCGGCGATCTCAGAGCCGCCGGCGCGTTGGAATGGCCGCTGCGGGTGTTGTTCGTAGTTGGTGGCTTCGTGGTGGCGACGCCGGGCGGCGGGATCATGCCGTTGTCGCAGATGCAGGTGACCCTGCTCGGTCTCGCCATTCTCATTCCTACGGCGCTGGTCGCGCTGCTGCTGGTGCGCCGCCAGACGCTGGCGCCGCCGAACGGGTTGCACGCACCCTGATTGCGTTGCACAACAGGAGGCGATGAAACAATCGCCTCTTCCTTTCACGACCAGTCCCACAGCCTGGACCAGTTCGAAACCGCCGTTGCTGCGGTTCCTGAAAGCCTGCCACGCCGAATTCACCTCCGAGACCGGTGGCGCGGTCGCCGACTACATCCCTGAACTCGGCAAGGCCGATCCTGCCCATTTCGGCATCAGCCTCGCCACCCTCGACGGTCATGTCTACGAAGTCGGCGACACGCAGGTCCCCTTCACCATTCAGTCGATGTCAAAGCCCTTCGTGTTCGCGCTGGCGCTCGACACGCTGGGGGCAGCACGGGTCGAGAGCGTCATCGGCGTCGAGCCTTCGGGCGATCCCTTCAATTCGATCCGCCTCAACGCCGAGAACCATCCCTTCAACCCGATGGTCAATGCCGGCGCCATCTCCTGCTCCGGCCTGATCCACGAGGCCAAGGGCGATGCGGCATTCGAATACATCAGGCAGGCGCTGGGCCGGTTTGCCGGGCGCGAGCTCGATGTCGACGATGCCGTTTATGCTTCCGAAAGCGCGACCGGCGATCGCAATCGCGCGATCGGCTACCTCCTGCGCACCAACGCGGT
This region includes:
- a CDS encoding TRAP transporter permease; the encoded protein is MSPAASDSVAAPANRIEFDDPHANMQEAEVTRVRTLRGAWRWTLVVATAVTILLCINQQFSLRFFLGYTQLNTEYFYLLIALMLPFTFLIFPGTGSAPLDRIPWYDILLFVASFACAILLMRSVRKAAEAGWEFGGAPTYVIVAGVIMWVVLMEALRRTGGWSLLLSVLPFTVYPLFADATWLGPFRGTQSTLEQATAYHVLSGESLLGIPIQAFADTVIGFLVFGTALMMTGAGKFFINLSFAMCGTFRGGAAKVCIFASGLLGMMSGSIISNVLTAGTMTIPVMKKSGFRASYAAAIEACASTGAVLAPPVMGATAFVIAQFLNVSYADVALAAIIPATLYYIGLFMQVDSYAARHGLKGIPRAELPKVWDTIKDGWYYVFVIALLIVMLLYFKRESHAPFYATALLLVLNQLFSKDTRWTLGTISKFLEVNGRTFVELVGILAGCGLLIGAFSMTGVVSSLANDLLRIAGDNALLLLVMCAFTSLVLGLGLTTTACYIFLAILVAPALEKLGLNRMAVHMFIFYWGMLSSITPPVAIASFAAAGIAGSPAMKTGWESMWVGSIIYFIPFFFVLNPALVLQGPSPYLEGLGLMALAGFGTLFICGGIQGYQVFVGDLRAAGALEWPLRVLFVVGGFVVATPGGGIMPLSQMQVTLLGLAILIPTALVALLLVRRQTLAPPNGLHAP